The following proteins are co-located in the Lepus europaeus isolate LE1 chromosome 15, mLepTim1.pri, whole genome shotgun sequence genome:
- the SPZ1 gene encoding spermatogenic leucine zipper protein 1: MASKDGAAQKPTLSPPLKPTPHPESSDSNVTVALIEIGSLPAFSWGPFPSQKRRGHQVTDGQDTQRFERLLKEIKDVLKGMVSCEDKITDAEESRISKDVSDLKEKIRGLDKMNKMLLRNLLVTLNPEKGQKAMRAGLALQIQSSDGPAHGPGRPEEQRAPGEKAEDAPLRAPEEAACLRRGMEQLLQEAEHWSRQQTELSELIRSCQVAQKDLRDTLDNSGGDVQRQANGDVAARRELEEQARKLSRDTYSLHVVAALLENECQILQQRVEILREFHLHQQGTLPERPIPINPQHRQKNQKAWEAEKALPSKQGAFQKKARAYRSLDVCLSKKARNNRFNNHIARALMGKKRPVSSPR; this comes from the coding sequence ATGGCCAGCAAGGATGGCGCCGCTCAGAAgcccaccctctccccacccctgaaaCCCACTCCTCACCCAGAGTCCTCAGACTCTAATGTCACCGTGGCCTTGATCGAAATCGGCTCCCTGCCCGCCTTCAGCTGGGGGCCCTTCCCTTCCCAGAAGAGAAGAGGCCATCAGGTCACAGATGGGCAGGACACGCAGAGGTTTGAAAGACTCCTGAAGGAAATTAAAGACGTCCTCAAAGGGATGGTGAGCTGTGAAGACAAGATCACAGATGCCGAGGAAAGCAGGATTTCCAAGGATGTGTCAGACCTTAAAGAAAAAATCCGAGGACTTGACAAGATGAATAAAATGCTGCTGAGAAACCTGCTTGTCACCCTGAATCCAGAGAAGGGGCAGAAGGCAATGagagcagggctggcgctgcaaATCCAGAGCTCCGACGGCCCTGCACACGGCCCCGGGCGCCCGGAAGAGCAGAGGGCCCCCGGTGAGAAGGCAGAGGATGCCCCGCTGCGGGCTCCGGAGGAAGCTGCATGTCTCCGGCGCGGCATGGAGCAGCTACTCCAGGAGGCCGAGCACTGGAGCCGGCAGCAGACGGAGCTCAGCGAGCTGATAAGATCCTGCCAGGTGGCTCAGAAGGACCTAAGGGACACTCTTGACAACAGTGGAGGCGATGTCCAACGCCAAGCAAACGGGGACGTGGCAGCCAGGCGCGAGCTGGAGGAACAAGCGAGGAAGCTCAGCCGCGACACCTACTCCTTGCATGTGGTCGCAGCTCTGCTGGAGAACGAATGCCAAATCTTACAGCAGAGAGTGGAGATTCTGCGGGAGTTCCACCTCCACCAGCAGGGGACCCTGCCAGAGAGGCCGATTCCCATCAACCCCCAGCACCGGCAGAAGAATCAGAAGgcatgggaggcagagaaagctcTGCCCTCTAAGCAGGGGGCGTTTCAGAAGAAAGCCAGAGCCTACAGAAGCCTGGACGTGTGTCTCAGTAAGAAAGCACGGAACAACCGCTTCAACAATCATATTGCAAGGGCTCTTATGGGAAAAAAGAGACCAGTCAGTAGCCCAAGGTAG